A region of Arabidopsis thaliana chromosome 5, partial sequence DNA encodes the following proteins:
- a CDS encoding glycosyltransferase family protein 2 produces the protein MGFIRPPAVRSGDYIESIFGEYSAGKTKPSRKLNSAKFVTALTCLQFAFAVYATGLLYYMSPSIDLRAKPDFTWATKWAHNMRSYIVTPHVVSHYQDSASFLKSENFPVMVSPAEVCEYEKIDFSQKKSNDEKMIKMKRELYDDVLGYQRKNLGSESLEELMKMKSKWALNGPNKPKVTVILNHFKRKTLCAQLDSLLHQTLPFHHVWVLAFGSPNEASLRRIAGSYNDSRISFISSNYDFKYYGRFQIALQTEADLVYILDDDMIPGKKMLQMLSHVAGTEKYENSVLGSIGRILPFRQKDFTFPSYRKFRSKEAGLYLPDPAYDITLDRILQVDFLSSSWFLSAELVKALFIEKPFTFSTGEDLHLSYQLQKYRNAGSFVLPVDPNDKETWGDSEHRLAYVSETTVIFKNIVEVRDNQWWKALSTGYVTQWAAMYPQKIDALFYAHSIDEVKALGPLLEKFRGTVGKKAYIAVSGGKFCPCEDAASALRWPKVVCKERRFKIFDLEVGAILGVSNSEVPVFQAVYSSMKGLIKIHNPSVVITVADADPNVKKALKMATETNSNGTALVLLPRASISKVLWMADLRSTALPNWNKMRVSVNIITQNRAQSLLRLLRSLSNAYYLGDEISLSFNMDSKVDEETINVVSTFDWPHGPKTLRRRIIQGGLIRAVSESWYPASDDDFGLLLEDDIEVSPYYFLWIKYALLAYHYDPQVSFPELSSISLYTPKIVEVVKERPKWNPTDFFKQIHPHTPYLHQLPCSWGAVFFPKQWREFYVYMNMRFTENAKANPVQIPKSRTNGWQASWKKFLIDMMYLRGYVSLYPNFPNQSSFSTNHMEPGAHIAAKDNVVKHNKTDFEVPLLMDDFRNFLPNQKLPPLSKLPSLNLFNMPVSLKGLKAAGAKLGQDVLRCNNVSEIVAVNHQTGLPARCMKF, from the exons ATGGGTTTTATACGGCCACCGGCGGTGAGAAGCGGCGATTATATAGAAAGCATTTTCGGCGAATATTCCGCCGGGAAAACAAAACCTAGCCGGAAACTTAACTCGGCCAAGTTCGTGACGGCACTGACGTGTCTTCAGTTCGCATTTGCCGTCTACGCCACCGGACTTCTCTACTACATGAGTCCTTCCATTGACTTAAGGGCCAAGCCAGACTTCACTTGGGCCACTAAATGGGCCCATAACATGCGTAGTTACATTGTTACCCCTCACGTCGTAAGCCATTACCAAGACTCTGCCTCTTTTCTCAAATCGGAGAATTTTCCGGTGATGGTTTCTCCAGCGGAAGTTTGCGAGTACGAGAAGATTGATTTCTCGcagaaaaaatcaaacgaCGAGAAAATGATCAAGATGAAGCGAGAGTTATACGACGACGTTTTGGGTTACCAGAGGAAGAATCTTGGGTCAGAGAGTTTAGAAgagttgatgaagatgaagtcAAAATGGGCTTTAAATGGGCCTAATAAGCCCAAAGTAACAGTAATACTAAATCACTTCAAGAGGAAAACACTTTGTGCTCAGCTTGATTCTCTTCTCCACCAGACGCTACCGTTTCACCATGTCTGGGTTTTGGCCTTCGGGAGTCCTAACGAAGCTTCTCTCCGGCGAATCGCCGGAAGTTACAACGATTCTCGAATCAGCTTCATCAGCTCAAACTACGATTTCAAATACTATGGAAGATTCCAGATCGCGCTTCAAACAGAAGCAGATCTGGTTTATATCCTCGACGATGATATGATTCCTGGGAAGAAAATGCTTCAGATGCTCTCACACGTCGCCGGAACTGAGAAATACGAAAACTCTGTTTTGGGAAGTATCGGAAGGATTTTACCTTTCCGGCAAAAGGATTTCACGTTTCCGAGCTATAGGAAGTTTAGATCTAAGGAAGCTGGCCTTTACTTGCCTGATCCAGCTTATGACATCACCTTAGATCGGATTCTTCAGGTTGATTTCTTATCAAGCTCGTGGTTCTTATCGGCGGAGCTCGTGAAAGCGTTGTTCATCGAAAAACCATTCACATTCTCTACCGGTGAAGATCTTCATCTCAG TTATCAGCTTCAGAAATACAGAAATGCAGGTTCGTTTGTTCTTCCCGTTGATCCAAATGATAAGGAGACTTGGGGAGATAGTGAACACAGGTTAGCTTATGTGTCTGAGACTACTGtgatatttaaaaacattgttGAAGTAAGAGATAACCAGTGGTGGAAAGCGCTTTCTACGGGTTATGTGACTCAATGGGCTGCAATGTATCCTCAGAAGATTGATGCTTTGTTTTACGCGCATTCGATTGATGAAGTTAAAGCACTTGGTCCTTTGCTGGAGAAGTTTAGAGGTACTGTTGGTAAAAAGGCTTATATCGCGGTTTCGGGTGGGAAGTTCTGTCCGTGTGAGGATGCGGCGTCGGCTTTGAGGTGGCCTAAGGTTGTTTGTAAGGAGAGGAGATTCAAGATTTTTGATTTGGAAGTTGGGGCTATTTTGGGTGTGTCGAACTCAGAGGTGCCTGTATTTCAAGCTGTGTATTCGAGCATGAAAGGGCTTATTAAGATTCATAATCCAAGCGTGGTGATTACGGTAGCTGATGCTGATCCGAATGTCAAGAAAGCTTTGAAAATGGCTACCGAGACTAATTCTAATGGCACCGCATTGGTTCTTCTACCGAGAGCTTCTATCTCCAAGGTTCTCTGGATGGCTGATCTAAGATCAACAGCATTGCCAA ACTGGAATAAGATGAGAGTCTCAGTGAACATCATCACCCAAAACCGAGCTCAATCTTTATTAAGATTGCTTAGGTCTTTGAGCAATGCATACTACCTTGGTGACGAAATATCACTCAGCTTCAACATGGATAGCAAAGTGGATGAAGAGACGATCAATGTAGTGAGCACATTCGATTGGCCTCATGGACCAAAAacactaagaagaagaatcatccAAGGAGGCTTAATCCGTGCTGTGAGCGAGAGTTGGTATCCAGcttctgatgatgattttggtCTCTTGCTTGAAGACGACATTGAAGTCTCTCCATATTATTTCCTCTGGATCAAATACGCTTTACTTGCTTACCACTACGACCCTCAAGTCTCTTTCCCTGAACTCTCCTCGATCTCTCTTTACACGCCCAAAATCGTTGAAGTTGTCAAAGAGAGACCCAAATGGAACCCAACAGATTTCTTCAAGCAAATCCATCCTCACACACCTTACCTTCACCAATTACCATGCAGCTGGGGAGCCGTTTTCTTCCCAAAGCAATGGAGAGAGTTCTATGTCTACATGAACATGAGATTCACAGAGAACGCGAAAGCTAACCCGGTTCAGATTCCGAAATCAAGAACCAACGGTTGGCAAGCGTCATGGAAGAAATTCTTAATCGACATGATGTACCTGAGAGGATACGTTAGTCTATACCCAAACTTCCCTAACCAATCAAGCTTCTCAACCAACCACATGGAACCAGGAGCTCACATCGCAGCTAAAGACAATGTGGtgaaacacaacaaaaccGATTTCGAAGTTCCATTGCTTATGGATGATTTCAGAAACTTCTTACCGAACCAGAAACTCCCTCCGCTTTCTAAGCTTCCATCACTCAATCTCTTCAACATGCCGGTTTCGCTTAAAGGTCTTAAAGCTGCAGGAGCTAAGCTTGGTCAAGATGTTCTTCGTTGCAACAATGTCTCTGAGATTGTCGCCGTCAATCATCAGACAGGTTTACCGGCTAGATGCATGAAATTCTGA
- a CDS encoding glycosyltransferase family protein 2 (glycosyltransferase family protein 2; BEST Arabidopsis thaliana protein match is: unknown protein (TAIR:AT5G12260.1); Has 216 Blast hits to 215 proteins in 74 species: Archae - 0; Bacteria - 15; Metazoa - 2; Fungi - 65; Plants - 77; Viruses - 0; Other Eukaryotes - 57 (source: NCBI BLink).) — protein MIPGKKMLQMLSHVAGTEKYENSVLGSIGRILPFRQKDFTFPSYRKFRSKEAGLYLPDPAYDITLDRILQVDFLSSSWFLSAELVKALFIEKPFTFSTGEDLHLSYQLQKYRNAGSFVLPVDPNDKETWGDSEHRLAYVSETTVIFKNIVEVRDNQWWKALSTGYVTQWAAMYPQKIDALFYAHSIDEVKALGPLLEKFRGTVGKKAYIAVSGGKFCPCEDAASALRWPKVVCKERRFKIFDLEVGAILGVSNSEVPVFQAVYSSMKGLIKIHNPSVVITVADADPNVKKALKMATETNSNGTALVLLPRASISKVLWMADLRSTALPNWNKMRVSVNIITQNRAQSLLRLLRSLSNAYYLGDEISLSFNMDSKVDEETINVVSTFDWPHGPKTLRRRIIQGGLIRAVSESWYPASDDDFGLLLEDDIEVSPYYFLWIKYALLAYHYDPQVSFPELSSISLYTPKIVEVVKERPKWNPTDFFKQIHPHTPYLHQLPCSWGAVFFPKQWREFYVYMNMRFTENAKANPVQIPKSRTNGWQASWKKFLIDMMYLRGYVSLYPNFPNQSSFSTNHMEPGAHIAAKDNVVKHNKTDFEVPLLMDDFRNFLPNQKLPPLSKLPSLNLFNMPVSLKGLKAAGAKLGQDVLRCNNVSEIVAVNHQTGLPARCMKF, from the exons ATGATTCCTGGGAAGAAAATGCTTCAGATGCTCTCACACGTCGCCGGAACTGAGAAATACGAAAACTCTGTTTTGGGAAGTATCGGAAGGATTTTACCTTTCCGGCAAAAGGATTTCACGTTTCCGAGCTATAGGAAGTTTAGATCTAAGGAAGCTGGCCTTTACTTGCCTGATCCAGCTTATGACATCACCTTAGATCGGATTCTTCAGGTTGATTTCTTATCAAGCTCGTGGTTCTTATCGGCGGAGCTCGTGAAAGCGTTGTTCATCGAAAAACCATTCACATTCTCTACCGGTGAAGATCTTCATCTCAG TTATCAGCTTCAGAAATACAGAAATGCAGGTTCGTTTGTTCTTCCCGTTGATCCAAATGATAAGGAGACTTGGGGAGATAGTGAACACAGGTTAGCTTATGTGTCTGAGACTACTGtgatatttaaaaacattgttGAAGTAAGAGATAACCAGTGGTGGAAAGCGCTTTCTACGGGTTATGTGACTCAATGGGCTGCAATGTATCCTCAGAAGATTGATGCTTTGTTTTACGCGCATTCGATTGATGAAGTTAAAGCACTTGGTCCTTTGCTGGAGAAGTTTAGAGGTACTGTTGGTAAAAAGGCTTATATCGCGGTTTCGGGTGGGAAGTTCTGTCCGTGTGAGGATGCGGCGTCGGCTTTGAGGTGGCCTAAGGTTGTTTGTAAGGAGAGGAGATTCAAGATTTTTGATTTGGAAGTTGGGGCTATTTTGGGTGTGTCGAACTCAGAGGTGCCTGTATTTCAAGCTGTGTATTCGAGCATGAAAGGGCTTATTAAGATTCATAATCCAAGCGTGGTGATTACGGTAGCTGATGCTGATCCGAATGTCAAGAAAGCTTTGAAAATGGCTACCGAGACTAATTCTAATGGCACCGCATTGGTTCTTCTACCGAGAGCTTCTATCTCCAAGGTTCTCTGGATGGCTGATCTAAGATCAACAGCATTGCCAA ACTGGAATAAGATGAGAGTCTCAGTGAACATCATCACCCAAAACCGAGCTCAATCTTTATTAAGATTGCTTAGGTCTTTGAGCAATGCATACTACCTTGGTGACGAAATATCACTCAGCTTCAACATGGATAGCAAAGTGGATGAAGAGACGATCAATGTAGTGAGCACATTCGATTGGCCTCATGGACCAAAAacactaagaagaagaatcatccAAGGAGGCTTAATCCGTGCTGTGAGCGAGAGTTGGTATCCAGcttctgatgatgattttggtCTCTTGCTTGAAGACGACATTGAAGTCTCTCCATATTATTTCCTCTGGATCAAATACGCTTTACTTGCTTACCACTACGACCCTCAAGTCTCTTTCCCTGAACTCTCCTCGATCTCTCTTTACACGCCCAAAATCGTTGAAGTTGTCAAAGAGAGACCCAAATGGAACCCAACAGATTTCTTCAAGCAAATCCATCCTCACACACCTTACCTTCACCAATTACCATGCAGCTGGGGAGCCGTTTTCTTCCCAAAGCAATGGAGAGAGTTCTATGTCTACATGAACATGAGATTCACAGAGAACGCGAAAGCTAACCCGGTTCAGATTCCGAAATCAAGAACCAACGGTTGGCAAGCGTCATGGAAGAAATTCTTAATCGACATGATGTACCTGAGAGGATACGTTAGTCTATACCCAAACTTCCCTAACCAATCAAGCTTCTCAACCAACCACATGGAACCAGGAGCTCACATCGCAGCTAAAGACAATGTGGtgaaacacaacaaaaccGATTTCGAAGTTCCATTGCTTATGGATGATTTCAGAAACTTCTTACCGAACCAGAAACTCCCTCCGCTTTCTAAGCTTCCATCACTCAATCTCTTCAACATGCCGGTTTCGCTTAAAGGTCTTAAAGCTGCAGGAGCTAAGCTTGGTCAAGATGTTCTTCGTTGCAACAATGTCTCTGAGATTGTCGCCGTCAATCATCAGACAGGTTTACCGGCTAGATGCATGAAATTCTGA
- a CDS encoding Zinc finger (C3HC4-type RING finger) family protein (Zinc finger (C3HC4-type RING finger) family protein; FUNCTIONS IN: ubiquitin-protein ligase activity, zinc ion binding; INVOLVED IN: N-terminal protein myristoylation; LOCATED IN: plasma membrane; EXPRESSED IN: 24 plant structures; EXPRESSED DURING: 15 growth stages; CONTAINS InterPro DOMAIN/s: Zinc finger, RING-type (InterPro:IPR001841), Zinc finger, C3HC4 RING-type (InterPro:IPR018957), von Willebrand factor, type A (InterPro:IPR002035); BEST Arabidopsis thaliana protein match is: Zinc finger (C3HC4-type RING finger) family protein (TAIR:AT2G38970.1); Has 1807 Blast hits to 1807 proteins in 277 species: Archae - 0; Bacteria - 0; Metazoa - 736; Fungi - 347; Plants - 385; Viruses - 0; Other Eukaryotes - 339 (source: NCBI BLink).), with protein MGSKWRKAKVALGLNLCLYVPKTLEDSSPPRRSDDAVSLSPVIVQRPSTPTPSSSGLRLPRSMSKSSSKKTCAICLTAMKAGQGHAIFTAECSHSFHFQCITTNVKHGNQICPVCRAKWNEIPIQSPNAKPKSGVKPIGRPRDDAWMSIPPRRSSPIQYTSRPDCLRVSSIFNTEPAVFNDDEALEHQDRSAESGLDKPGVTGTLEVKTYPEISEVVRSVSFKDFAVLINLKAPTSSKSSSNPSSSSRAPVDLVTVLDVSGSMAGTKLALLKRAMGFVIQNLGPFDRLSVISFSSTARRNFPLRLMTETGKQEALQAVNSLVSNGGTNIAEGLKKGARVLIDRRFKNPVSSIVLLSDGQDTYTMTSPNGSRGTDYKALLPKEINGNRIPVHAFGFGADHDASLMHSIAENSGGTFSFIESETVIQDAFAQCIGGLLSVVVQELCVTIECMHHLLRIGSVKAGSYRFDNGPNSRTGSIAVGDLYAEEERNFLVNLDIPIVDGVSDVMSLLKVQCVYKDPVTKETVNLNNSGEVKILRPIVMTERRPVVSVEVDRQRIRLRAAEAISEARVLAERGDLTEAVSVLETCRGLLTESVSGRAGDQLCVTLCAELKEMQERMASRQVYEASGRAYVLAGLSSHSWQRATARGDMSDSTTTSYQTQSMVDMVNLSQTMTFGMPIASSNSSPSGQRKLRQALSFPAKPRPR; from the coding sequence AAAACTTGTGCGATATGTTTGACGGCGATGAAAGCTGGGCAAGGCCACGCCATCTTCACAGCGGAATGCTCTCATTCGTTTCATTTCCAATGCATCACTACGAATGTTAAACACGGGAACCAGATTTGTCCTGTTTGTCGCGCGAAATGGAACGAGATTCCTATTCAGAGCCCTAATGCTAAGCCTAAATCTGGTGTCAAACCGATAGGTCGACCAAGGGATGATGCCTGGATGTCTATACCTCCAAGGAGGTCGTCCCCTATTCAATATACTTCACGGCCTGACTGTCTAAGGGTCTCCTCGATCTTTAACACCGAGCCTGCGGTTTTTAATGATGATGAGGCTCTGGAACATCAAGACCGTTCTGCTGAATCTGGTTTGGATAAACCTGGTGTTACTGGGACATTGGAAGTTAAAACATACCCTGAGATTTCGGAAGTAGTGAGATCGGTTTCATTCAAGGATTTTGCTGTACTGATCAATCTAAAAGCTCCTACTTCTTCAAAGTCCTCTTCAAAtccatcttcgtcttctcggGCTCCTGTCGATCTAGTCACAGTTCTTGATGTGAGTGGAAGCATGGCTGGAACAAAACTGGCGTTGCTAAAGCGAGCAATGGGTTTTGTGATTCAGAATCTTGGTCCATTTGACCGTCTCTCAGTTATATCCTTCTCCTCCACAGCACGTCGTAACTTCCCTCTTCGTCTCATGACCGAGACTGGTAAACAAGAGGCGCTTCAGGCGGTTAATTCATTGGTCTCAAACGGAGGGACTAACATTGCAGAGGGATTGAAGAAGGGCGCAAGAGTTTTGATCGATCGTAGATTCAAGAACCCGGTATCTAGCATCGTACTCTTATCCGATGGCCAAGATACATATACCATGACTAGCCCCAACGGTTCCAGAGGGACGGATTACAAAGCCCTTCTTCCTAAAGAGATCAACGGAAACCGGATTCCAGTTCACGCATTTGGGTTTGGTGCGGACCACGATGCTTCCTTAATGCATTCCATTGCAGAAAACTCCGGAGGTACATTTTCTTTCATAGAGTCTGAAACGGTTATACAAGATGCATTCGCACAGTGCATTGGAGGTCTTCTTAGCGTTGTGGTTCAAGAGCTATGCGTTACAATTGAGTGCATGCATCATCTGTTGAGGATTGGATCCGTTAAAGCTGGAAGCTACCGGTTCGATAATGGTCCGAATTCGAGAACCGGATCTATCGCAGTTGGTGATCTCTATgcagaggaagagaggaaTTTCTTGGTGAATCTCGATATCCCTATTGTCGATGGAGTTTCAGATGTGATGTCGTTACTTAAGGTTCAGTGCGTTTACAAAGACCCTGTGACGAAAGAGACGGTTAATTTGAATAATTCCGGCGAAGTAAAGATTCTCAGGCCAATAGTGATGACAGAAAGAAGACCTGTAGTGTCAGTTGAAGTTGACAGACAGAGGATCAGATTACGTGCGGCAGAAGCAATCTCTGAAGCTAGGGTTTTAGCCGAGCGCGGTGATTTGACTGAAGCTGTGTCGGTTCTCGAGACTTGCCGTGGGTTACTGACCGAGTCCGTGTCGGGTCGAGCCGGAGATCAATTGTGTGTCACACTGTGTGCAGAGCTGAAGGAGATGCAAGAGAGAATGGCGAGCCGTCAAGTATATGAGGCTTCGGGTAGGGCTTACGTGCTCGCCGGTCTGAGCTCGCACTCCTGGCAGCGAGCAACGGCGAGAGGCGATATGAGTGATTCAACTACAACTTCTTACCAGACGCAATCAATGGTGGATATGGTGAATCTCTCACAGACCATGACTTTCGGAATGCCTATCGCTAGCTCTAATTCGAGTCCGTCGGGGCAGAGGAAACTCCGGCAAGCTCTCAGTTTTCCGGCGAAGCCAAGGCCTAGGTGA
- the REV gene encoding Homeobox-leucine zipper family protein / lipid-binding START domain-containing protein (REVOLUTA (REV); CONTAINS InterPro DOMAIN/s: Homeobox (InterPro:IPR001356), Homeodomain-like (InterPro:IPR009057), Lipid-binding START (InterPro:IPR002913), MEKHLA (InterPro:IPR013978), Homeodomain-related (InterPro:IPR012287); BEST Arabidopsis thaliana protein match is: Homeobox-leucine zipper family protein / lipid-binding START domain-containing protein (TAIR:AT2G34710.1); Has 1807 Blast hits to 1807 proteins in 277 species: Archae - 0; Bacteria - 0; Metazoa - 736; Fungi - 347; Plants - 385; Viruses - 0; Other Eukaryotes - 339 (source: NCBI BLink).) has translation MEMAVANHRERSSDSMNRHLDSSGKYVRYTAEQVEALERVYAECPKPSSLRRQQLIRECSILANIEPKQIKVWFQNRRCRDKQRKEASRLQSVNRKLSAMNKLLMEENDRLQKQVSQLVCENGYMKQQLTTVVNDPSCESVVTTPQHSLRDANSPAGLLSIAEETLAEFLSKATGTAVDWVQMPGMKPGPDSVGIFAISQRCNGVAARACGLVSLEPMKIAEILKDRPSWFRDCRSLEVFTMFPAGNGGTIELVYMQTYAPTTLAPARDFWTLRYTTSLDNGSFVVCERSLSGSGAGPNAASASQFVRAEMLSSGYLIRPCDGGGSIIHIVDHLNLEAWSVPDVLRPLYESSKVVAQKMTISALRYIRQLAQESNGEVVYGLGRQPAVLRTFSQRLSRGFNDAVNGFGDDGWSTMHCDGAEDIIVAINSTKHLNNISNSLSFLGGVLCAKASMLLQNVPPAVLIRFLREHRSEWADFNVDAYSAATLKAGSFAYPGMRPTRFTGSQIIMPLGHTIEHEEMLEVVRLEGHSLAQEDAFMSRDVHLLQICTGIDENAVGACSELIFAPINEMFPDDAPLVPSGFRVIPVDAKTGDVQDLLTANHRTLDLTSSLEVGPSPENASGNSFSSSSSRCILTIAFQFPFENNLQENVAGMACQYVRSVISSVQRVAMAISPSGISPSLGSKLSPGSPEAVTLAQWISQSYSHHLGSELLTIDSLGSDDSVLKLLWDHQDAILCCSLKPQPVFMFANQAGLDMLETTLVALQDITLEKIFDESGRKAICSDFAKLMQQGFACLPSGICVSTMGRHVSYEQAVAWKVFAASEENNNNLHCLAFSFVNWSFV, from the exons ATGGAGATGGCGGTGGCTAACCACCGTGAGAGAAGCAGTGACAGTATGAATAGACATTTAGATAGTAGCGGTAAGTACGTTAGGTACACAGCTGAGCAAGTCGAGGCTCTTGAGCGTGTCTACGCTGAGTGTCCTAAGCCTAGCTCTCTCCGTCGACAACAATTGATCCGTGAATGTTCCATTTTGGCCAATATTGAGCCTAAGCAGATCAAAGTCTGGTTTCAGAACCGCAG GTGTCGAGATAAGCAGAGGAAAGAGGCGTCGAGGCTCCAGAGCGTAAACCGGAAGCTCTCTGCGATGAATAAACTGTTGATGGAGGAGAATGATAGGTTGCAGAAGCAGGTTTCTCAGCTTGTCTGCGAAAATGGATATATGAAACAGCAGCTAACTACTGTT GTTAACGATCCAAGCTGTGAATCTGTGGTCACAACTCCTCAGCATTCGCTTAGAGATGCGAATAGTCCTGCTGG ATTGCTCTCAATCGCAGAGGAGACTTTGGCAGAGTTCCTATCCAAGGCTACAGGAACTGCTGTTGATTGGGTTCAGATGCCTGGGATGAAG CCTGGTCCGGATTCGGTTGGCATCTTTGCCATTTCGCAAAGATGCAATGGAGTGGCAGCTCGAGCCTGTGGTCTTGTTAGCTTAGAACCTATGAAG ATTGCAGAGATCCTCAAAGATCGGCCATCTTGGTTCCGTGACTGTAGGAGCCTTGAAGTTTTCACTATGTTCCCGGCTGGTAATGGTGGCACAATCGAGCTTGTTTATATGCAG ACGTATGCACCAACGACTCTGGCTCCTGCCCGCGATTTCTGGACCCTGAGATACACAACGAGCCTCGACAATGGGAGTTTTGTG GTTTGTGAGAGGTCGCTATCTGGCTCTGGAGCTGGGCCTAATGCTGCTTCAGCTTCTCAGTTTGTGAGAGCAGAAATGCTTTCTAGTGGGTATTTAATAAGGCCTTGTGATGGTGGTGGTTCTATTATTCACATTGTCGATCACCTTAATCTTGAG GCTTGGAGTGTTCCGGATGTGCTTCGACCCCTTTATGAGTCATCCAAAGTCGTTGCACAAAAAATGACCATTTCC GCGTTGCGGTATATCAGGCAATTAGCCCAAGAGTCTAATGGTGAAGTAGTGTATGGATTAGGAAGGCAGCCTGCTGTTCTTAGAACCTTTAGCCAAAGATTAAGCAG GGGCTTCAATGATGCGGTTAATGGGTTTGGTGACGACGGGTGGTCTACGATGCATTGTGATGGAGCGGAAGATATTATCGTTGCTATTAACTCTACAAAGCATTTGAATAATATTTCTAATTCTCTTTCGTTCCTTGGAGGCGTGCTCTGTGCCAAGGCTTCAATGCTTCTCCAA AATGTTCCTCCTGCGGTTTTGATCCGGTTCCTTAGAGAGCATCGATCTGAGTGGGCTGATTTCAATGTTGATGCATATTCCGCTGCTACACTTAAAGCTGGTAGCTTTGCTTATCCGGGAATGAGACCAACAAGATTCACTGGGAGTCAGATCATAATGCCACTAGGACATACAATTGAACACGAAGAA ATGCTAGAAGTTGTTAGACTGGAAGGTCATTCTCTTGCTCAAGAAGATGCATTTATGTCACGGGATGTCCATCTCCTTCAG ATTTGTACCGGGATTGACGAGAATGCCGTTGGAGCTTGTTCTGAACTGATATTTGCTCCGATTAATGAGATGTTCCCGGATGATGCTCCACTTGTTCCCTCTGGATTCCGAGTCATACCCGTTGATGCTAAAACG GGAGATGTACAAGATCTGTTAACCGCTAATCACCGTACACTAGACTTAACTTCTAGCCTTGAAGTCGGTCCATCACCTGAGAATGCTTCTGGAAACTCTTTTTCTAGCTCAAGCTCGAGATGTATTCTCACTATCGCGTTTCAATTCCCTTTTGAAAACAACTTGCAAGAAAATGTTGCTGGTATGGCTTGTCAGTATGTGAGGAGCGTGATCTCATCAGTTCAACGTGTTGCAATGGCGATCTCACCGTCTGGGATAAGCCCGAGTCTGGGCTCCAAATTGTCCCCAGGATCTCCTGAAGCTGTTACTCTTGCTCAGTGGATCTCTCAAAGTTACAG TCATCACTTAGGCTCGGAGTTGCTGACGATTGATTCACTTGGAAGCGACGACTCGGTACTAAAACTTCTATGGGATCACCAAGATGCCATCCTGTGTTGCTCATTAAAG CCACAGCCAGTGTTCATGTTTGCGAACCAAGCTGGTCTAGACATGCTAGAGACAACACTTGTAGCCTTACAAGATATAACACTCGAAAAGATATTCGATGAATCGGGTCGTAAGGCTATCTGTTCGGACTTCGCCAAGCTAATGCAACAG GGATTTGCTTGCTTGCCTTCAGGAATCTGTGTGTCAACGATGGGAAGACATGTGAGTTATGAACAAGCTGTTGCTTGGAAAGTGTTTGCTGCAtctgaagaaaacaacaacaatctgCATTGTCTTGCCTTCTCCTTTGTAAACTGGTCTTTTGTGTGA